The following are from one region of the Strix aluco isolate bStrAlu1 chromosome 30, bStrAlu1.hap1, whole genome shotgun sequence genome:
- the RAB25 gene encoding ras-related protein Rab-25 codes for MGSAEEDYNFVFKVVLIGESGVGKTNLLSRFTRNEFNHDSRTTIGVEFSTRTILVGDAVVKAQIWDTAGLERYRAITSAYYRGAVGALVVFDITKHQTYDVVDRWLKELYDHAEASIVVMLVGNKTDLAQAREVPMEEAKMFADNNGLLFVETSALDSTNVEQAFETILKEIFHKVQKQKQRSSQGNTVSLASESPESTTLAQTEKRPCCVAL; via the exons TCGTCCTGATCGGGGAATCCGGGGTGGGCAAAACCAACCTGCTGTCCCGCTTCACCCGCAATGAGTTCAACCACGACAGTCGCACCACCATCGGCGTGGAGTTCTCCACCCGCACCATCCTGGTGGGAGACGCCGTGGTGAAGGCTCAGATCTGGGACACGGCCGGGCTGGAGCGGTACCGCGCCATCACCTCTGC GTATTAccggggggctgtgggtgccctggTTGTCTTTGACATCACCAAGCACCAGACGTACGACGTGGTGGACCGCTGGCTGAAGGAGCTGTACGACCACGCTGAGGCCAGCATCGTCGTCATGCTGGTGGGGAACAAAACCGACCTCGCGCAGGCTCGGGAGGTGCCCATGGAGGAGGCGAAAATGTTTGCAG ACAACAACGGGCTGTTGTTTGTCGAGACCTCGGCGCTGGACTCCACCAACGTCGAGCAGGCGTTCGAGACCATCCTGAAGG AAATCTTCCACAAAgtgcagaagcagaagcagaggagcagCCAAGGCAACACGGTGTCGCTGGCCAGCGAGAGCCCCGAGAGCACGACCCTGGCACAGACGGAGAAGCGCCCATGCTGCGTGGCCCTCTGA
- the LOC141916575 gene encoding ras-related protein Rab-11A-like — translation MRGKDDEYDYLFKVVLIGDSGVGKSNLLSRFTRNEFNLESKSTIGVEFATRSIQVDNKTVKAQIWDTAGQERYRAITSAYYRGAVGALLVYDIAKYLTYENAERWLKELQDHADANIVIMLVGNKSDLRHLRAVPTDEARSFAEKNGLSFLETSALDSTNVETAFHNILSEIYRIVSQRQITGQPESEFGPTTTIEPIRVLPTQQEGRQAPCCQNI, via the exons ATGCGGGGCAAGGACGATGAGTATGACTATCTCTTCAAAG TTGTTCTCATCGGGGACTCCGGGGTGGGGAAGAGCAACTTGCTCTCACGCTTCACCCGCAATGAGTTCAACCTGGAGAGCAAGAGCACCATCGGGGTGGAGTTTGCCACAAGGAGCATCCAGGTGGACAACAAGACGGTGAAGGCTCAGATCTGGGACACGGCCGGGCAGGAGCGGTACCGGGCCATCACCTCAGC GTACTACCGGGGGGCGGTGGGAGCTCTGCTCGTCTACGACATCGCCAAGTACCTGACGTATGAGAACGCCGAGCGCTGGCTGAAGGAGCTGCAGGACCACGCTGACGCCAACATCGTCATCATGCTGGTGGGCAACAAGAGCGACCTGAGGCACCTGCGGGCTGTGCCCACCGACGAGGCCAGGAGCTTTGCAG AGAAGAACGGGTTGTCCTTCCTTGAGACGTCTGCTCTGGACTCCACCAACGTGGAGACGGCTTTCCACAACATCCTCTCGG AGATCTACCGCATCGTGTCGCAGAGGCAGATCACTGGGCAGCCGGAGTCGGAGTTTGGCCCCACCACGACCATCGAGCCCATCCGGGTGCTGCCCAcgcagcaggagggcaggcaggcgcCCTGCTGCCAGAATATCTGa